A genomic region of Leptolyngbya sp. FACHB-261 contains the following coding sequences:
- a CDS encoding histidine phosphatase family protein gives MTIYLLRHGQTLETELDYDLPVSLDEFNRLLRETRDIPLLEAGKARIREQARYLRQCKIQRIYASPFRRTRETAELVAAELGLEVSLNDDLREIVPDSLSSREGRTYTYRNLFIRSFLTLVLAQPGGTETIARSMQRVARLWDSVSAIGPDENILLVTHQGISRLLLLYLTPQFRWGIQKVDLSPAGLTVIQPRQLNFMGRR, from the coding sequence GTGACGATCTATCTCCTGCGCCACGGCCAGACGCTTGAAACTGAGCTGGACTACGACCTGCCGGTATCTCTAGATGAGTTCAACCGGTTGCTACGCGAAACCCGTGATATTCCTCTGCTAGAAGCAGGCAAAGCCCGAATCCGAGAGCAGGCTCGCTACCTACGCCAGTGCAAGATCCAGCGTATCTACGCCAGCCCATTCCGTCGCACCCGTGAGACTGCGGAGTTAGTTGCGGCAGAGCTGGGCTTGGAGGTCAGCCTGAACGATGATCTGCGCGAGATTGTGCCGGACTCGCTAAGCTCTCGCGAGGGACGCACTTACACCTACCGCAACCTATTTATTCGCTCGTTTTTGACGCTCGTGCTGGCTCAACCGGGTGGCACCGAAACCATAGCCCGGTCGATGCAGCGCGTCGCTCGCCTGTGGGATAGCGTGAGTGCAATTGGACCAGATGAGAACATTCTGCTGGTGACTCATCAAGGCATCTCGCGCTTGTTGCTGCTCTACCTCACACCCCAGTTTCGTTGGGGCATCCAAAAAGTTGATTTGTCACCTGCCGGACTCACGGTAATCCAGCCGCGACAATTGAACTTTATGGGAAGGAGATAG
- a CDS encoding HHL1-like protein, producing the protein MTTQPRSSGFGKPVNPPRKPSAPKNQERRKAAATQYDKLKTDGLPEFNIYMRIQDQGENWFPAGSMAVSRSSAIDQAIFENEEELRKGAFRLFPALRKKQDSLEYGYRLKQFPDEPIQVAVRPIPGVPGIFQKVAQKVRSLFQKKA; encoded by the coding sequence GTGACGACCCAACCTCGCAGCTCGGGCTTCGGTAAGCCCGTCAATCCACCTCGCAAGCCCAGCGCCCCTAAAAATCAAGAGCGTCGCAAAGCTGCTGCTACACAGTACGACAAGCTCAAAACTGATGGTCTGCCCGAGTTCAACATCTACATGCGAATTCAGGACCAGGGCGAAAATTGGTTCCCAGCAGGTTCGATGGCAGTGAGCCGATCGAGTGCCATCGACCAAGCCATTTTTGAGAACGAAGAAGAACTGCGCAAAGGAGCTTTCCGGTTATTCCCCGCGCTGCGCAAAAAGCAGGACAGCCTGGAGTATGGCTACCGCCTAAAACAGTTCCCTGACGAGCCCATTCAAGTCGCAGTTCGCCCGATACCCGGCGTGCCCGGCATCTTTCAGAAGGTGGCTCAGAAAGTGCGAAGTCTATTTCAAAAGAAAGCTTGA
- a CDS encoding GTP-binding protein — MSPPAADHPLVQARTSLRQSLSALRQGERLLSDSERAQLRPELVELEALLDKLERRVIRIAAFGLVSRGKSAVLNALLGRRLLKTGPLHGVTQTAQTVAWSPPDEQGVSRANASNPSAKVQIELIDTPGLDEIDGETRATIAREVARQADLILFVIAGDFTRVELQALRELHAARKPILLVFNKIDLYPNTDRQSLYAHLTEQRLQHLLSPDDIVMAAAEPAPLRVRVQWPDGRVTWEWEAPPPQVSELKQKILALLNRQGPSLLARNALATAQDLYHRLNRKKLQLRQEQAEQLLWRLASLKSALVALNPVPGLDLLAGLGVDLALVLLLSRTYTISPTPQGAQKLLKTLALSAGGLTLSELGGGLLLGLGSNGDGGAGVGAWLSAAVVQGAVAGYTAYLTGRATQTYLLDSTPLPKPPLAKVGDTEA, encoded by the coding sequence TTGTCGCCTCCTGCTGCTGATCACCCGCTCGTTCAAGCTCGTACCAGCCTGCGTCAGTCACTCAGCGCGTTACGGCAGGGCGAACGTCTTCTGTCGGACTCTGAACGGGCGCAGCTTCGTCCCGAATTAGTAGAACTAGAAGCCCTGCTTGACAAGTTAGAGCGACGAGTGATTCGCATCGCTGCTTTTGGCTTGGTCAGTCGGGGCAAGTCTGCCGTTCTCAATGCCTTGCTTGGGCGCCGACTCCTCAAGACAGGGCCTTTGCATGGCGTGACTCAGACTGCTCAGACCGTGGCTTGGTCTCCCCCGGATGAGCAGGGTGTGAGCCGTGCTAATGCCAGCAATCCTAGTGCCAAGGTACAGATTGAACTAATTGACACTCCAGGGCTCGATGAAATCGATGGAGAAACCCGCGCCACGATTGCCCGTGAGGTTGCCCGACAGGCGGATCTGATCCTGTTTGTGATCGCAGGCGACTTTACTCGGGTTGAATTGCAGGCCCTCCGGGAGCTACATGCAGCGCGTAAACCCATACTGCTGGTATTTAACAAAATCGATCTCTATCCCAACACCGACCGCCAGTCGCTCTACGCTCACTTAACCGAGCAACGGCTGCAACACTTGCTCTCACCCGACGATATCGTTATGGCCGCAGCTGAGCCTGCACCGCTCAGAGTGCGAGTGCAATGGCCGGATGGACGCGTGACCTGGGAGTGGGAAGCCCCACCGCCGCAGGTAAGTGAGTTAAAGCAGAAAATTCTCGCGTTGCTCAATCGTCAAGGCCCAAGCTTGCTAGCGCGTAACGCCCTCGCCACGGCCCAAGATCTCTACCACCGCCTTAACCGTAAAAAACTGCAATTGCGCCAAGAACAAGCTGAGCAACTGCTTTGGCGACTGGCGAGTCTCAAGTCTGCGCTGGTCGCGCTTAACCCCGTTCCAGGCTTAGATTTGCTAGCAGGCTTAGGGGTAGATTTAGCCCTGGTTTTGCTACTGTCGCGCACCTACACAATTTCGCCTACTCCTCAGGGGGCACAAAAATTACTCAAGACCCTAGCCCTCAGTGCTGGTGGCCTAACCCTCAGTGAGTTGGGCGGTGGACTGCTGCTAGGTCTAGGCAGCAATGGGGATGGTGGTGCGGGAGTGGGAGCCTGGTTGAGCGCGGCTGTGGTTCAAGGCGCAGTGGCAGGCTACACCGCTTATCTGACCGGTCGCGCTACTCAAACTTATCTGCTAGACAGCACACCACTGCCTAAGCCGCCACTGGCCAAAGTAGGCGATACTGAAGCATAG
- a CDS encoding NADP(H)-dependent aldo-keto reductase, giving the protein MQYKQLGTSDLHVSEICLGTMTYGQQNTQAEAHTQLDYAVAQGVNFIDAAEMYPVPARVETQGLNETYIGEWLAKQRREQLIIATKIAGPGRGLKWLREGPRAINHSNIQRAVDASLKRLQTDYIDLYQIHWPDRYVPLFGQTVYDPALQRETVPIAEQLAAFADLLQAGKIRYLGLSNETPWGVSEFSHAAKQLGLPRVVSIQNAYNLINRVFETGLAETCWLENVGLLAYSPLGFGLLSGKYGQSWPDNARLTLFKEFGSRYRKPNVMEAVATYAEIAKAHNLKPSALALAFVRSRWFVTSTIIGATSLDQLQENLDSLGIVLDTKILAELDAVHRRYPNPAP; this is encoded by the coding sequence ATGCAGTATAAGCAACTTGGTACCAGTGACCTCCACGTTTCTGAAATCTGCTTAGGAACGATGACCTATGGACAGCAAAACACCCAAGCAGAAGCCCATACGCAACTTGATTATGCTGTCGCTCAAGGCGTTAATTTCATTGATGCCGCTGAAATGTATCCGGTGCCAGCTCGGGTCGAGACCCAGGGGCTAAACGAAACTTACATTGGTGAATGGCTGGCAAAACAACGCCGAGAGCAACTGATCATTGCGACTAAAATTGCTGGTCCTGGTCGGGGTCTGAAGTGGCTACGCGAAGGCCCTAGAGCAATCAATCACAGCAATATTCAGCGGGCAGTAGATGCCAGCTTGAAACGGTTACAAACCGATTACATTGATCTATACCAAATTCACTGGCCCGACCGCTATGTGCCGCTGTTTGGACAAACAGTTTATGATCCGGCTTTGCAGCGCGAAACTGTGCCAATTGCAGAACAATTAGCGGCTTTTGCTGATTTGCTCCAAGCCGGTAAGATTCGCTATCTAGGTTTGAGCAACGAAACGCCTTGGGGAGTGTCTGAATTCAGCCATGCTGCTAAGCAGTTAGGTTTACCCAGGGTCGTTAGTATTCAGAACGCCTACAACCTGATCAACCGCGTATTCGAGACTGGGTTAGCAGAAACTTGTTGGTTGGAGAATGTTGGTTTACTAGCCTACAGTCCTTTGGGCTTCGGTTTGTTGTCAGGCAAATATGGGCAGTCTTGGCCAGACAACGCCCGTCTGACTCTGTTTAAGGAATTTGGTAGTCGCTATCGCAAGCCCAATGTGATGGAAGCTGTCGCTACCTACGCTGAAATCGCCAAGGCGCACAACCTTAAGCCCTCAGCACTAGCTCTAGCCTTTGTGCGCAGCCGTTGGTTCGTGACCAGCACAATCATCGGCGCGACCAGCTTGGACCAGCTACAGGAAAACTTGGACAGCCTGGGGATTGTCCTGGACACAAAGATTCTGGCAGAACTCGATGCCGTCCACAGGCGCTATCCGAATCCAGCACCCTAG
- a CDS encoding NADPH-dependent oxidoreductase, translated as MTHKPELLQARYGIPNFQIDGELNSCLETLLSHRSIRAYLPQPLPKGTLETLIAAAQSAATSSNLQTWSVVAVEDAGRKERLSQFAGGQAHIRQCPLFLVWLADLARIRHVAQSRGLTHDGLNYLEMFVTAVVDAALAAQNAVVAAESLGLGTVYIGGMRNQPEAVATELGLPLGVFATFGLCIGYPNPERPAAVKPRLPQAAVLHRERYAPLEAQDQALNQYNQVMTDFYQQQQMEVPGNWAQHSAKRVAGPDSLSGRDRLHQVLKNLGFELR; from the coding sequence ATGACTCATAAACCTGAGCTATTGCAGGCTCGCTATGGAATCCCTAACTTCCAAATTGATGGTGAGTTAAATAGCTGCTTGGAAACATTGCTATCTCACCGTTCAATTCGGGCTTATCTACCACAGCCCCTACCTAAAGGCACCCTAGAAACCCTGATTGCGGCAGCCCAGTCTGCTGCGACATCGTCTAACCTACAAACCTGGAGCGTGGTGGCTGTCGAAGATGCTGGACGCAAGGAACGGCTATCGCAGTTTGCAGGCGGGCAGGCTCACATCCGCCAGTGTCCGCTCTTCTTGGTCTGGCTGGCAGATCTTGCCCGCATCAGGCATGTCGCCCAAAGCCGTGGCTTGACTCACGACGGCCTGAATTACCTAGAGATGTTTGTAACAGCTGTGGTTGATGCGGCCCTAGCTGCTCAGAACGCTGTGGTTGCAGCTGAATCACTGGGACTGGGAACGGTTTACATTGGCGGCATGCGCAACCAGCCAGAAGCCGTTGCCACCGAGTTAGGATTGCCGCTAGGTGTCTTTGCCACCTTCGGCCTATGCATTGGCTATCCCAATCCAGAACGGCCTGCAGCAGTCAAACCTCGTTTGCCTCAAGCGGCAGTGTTGCATCGTGAGCGCTATGCACCTCTGGAGGCTCAAGATCAGGCACTCAACCAGTACAACCAAGTGATGACCGACTTTTATCAGCAACAGCAGATGGAGGTTCCAGGCAATTGGGCGCAGCATTCAGCAAAACGGGTTGCAGGACCTGATTCTCTCTCCGGACGGGATCGCTTGCATCAGGTCCTAAAAAACCTTGGTTTTGAACTTCGCTAA
- a CDS encoding FAD-dependent oxidoreductase codes for MSAQHYDVIIIGTGAGGGTLAYHLASSGKRILILERGKFLPQEKENWSAREVYQQERYHTQEHWYDVNNKPFRPAVNYWVGGNTKVYGAALLRLRERDFEQVQHKDGISPAWPLQYRDFEAYYTQAEKLYDVHGQSGTDPTEPSRSLPYPYPAVHHEPRMQELANELTQIGLHPFNLPLGLKLNEVDKSLGSCIRCNTCDGFPCLTHGKADAEVNCIQRLRKNANVTLLTEAKVTRLQTSNSGREITGVEAEVADKLQLFKGDLVIVACGAINSAVLLLRSQNDQHPNGLANGSDQVGRNLMKHNCTAMVQLSLKFNPAVYQKTICVSDFYWGEPGFPYPMGLVQNTGNVLADMLPAEAPALLAPLLKLRPGAELKTVADHTVGWWLQTEDLPDADNRVRVEGEHLYLDYKPNNTEASSRLIKRWTSVLKQVDRAEHTIPFSIYPRNMMPIQSVGHQCGTCRFGEDPKMSVLDLNCRAHEVDNLYVVDGSFFPSSAAVNPTLTIIANALRVGDHLLDQLK; via the coding sequence ATGAGCGCACAGCACTACGACGTGATTATCATCGGCACGGGAGCAGGGGGTGGCACTTTGGCCTACCATCTTGCCTCAAGTGGCAAAAGAATTTTGATTCTAGAGCGAGGCAAATTTCTACCTCAAGAAAAAGAGAACTGGAGTGCTCGGGAGGTTTATCAGCAAGAGCGATATCACACTCAAGAGCATTGGTACGACGTTAACAACAAACCCTTCCGTCCGGCAGTTAATTATTGGGTCGGGGGAAACACCAAAGTTTACGGGGCAGCTCTGCTGCGCTTGCGAGAGCGAGATTTCGAACAGGTCCAACACAAAGATGGCATCTCGCCAGCCTGGCCACTGCAATATCGTGACTTTGAAGCCTACTACACACAAGCAGAAAAGCTGTACGACGTTCATGGACAGTCTGGCACTGATCCAACAGAACCCTCAAGGAGTCTACCCTATCCTTATCCTGCGGTTCACCACGAACCGCGAATGCAGGAACTGGCCAATGAGCTTACCCAGATCGGCTTGCATCCATTCAACCTTCCCCTAGGGTTGAAGTTGAATGAGGTCGACAAAAGCCTGGGAAGTTGTATTCGCTGCAATACTTGTGATGGCTTTCCTTGCTTAACCCATGGCAAGGCCGATGCAGAAGTGAACTGCATTCAACGGCTTCGCAAAAACGCCAATGTAACTCTGCTGACAGAAGCCAAAGTCACTCGCTTACAGACCAGTAATTCCGGCCGGGAAATCACAGGCGTAGAAGCAGAGGTTGCTGACAAACTTCAACTTTTTAAAGGCGATCTTGTCATCGTTGCTTGTGGTGCGATTAATTCAGCTGTCCTATTGCTGCGATCGCAAAATGACCAACATCCTAATGGACTAGCCAATGGTTCCGATCAGGTTGGGCGTAACCTGATGAAGCACAACTGCACGGCAATGGTGCAATTGAGCCTCAAATTCAATCCTGCTGTCTATCAAAAAACGATTTGTGTTAGCGACTTCTATTGGGGTGAACCTGGTTTTCCCTACCCAATGGGATTAGTGCAGAACACAGGTAATGTGCTGGCCGATATGTTGCCTGCTGAAGCCCCCGCATTGCTAGCTCCATTGCTCAAACTTCGACCGGGTGCTGAGCTGAAAACAGTTGCAGACCATACAGTGGGTTGGTGGTTACAGACTGAGGATCTACCCGATGCTGATAATCGTGTGCGCGTAGAGGGCGAGCATCTATACCTGGACTATAAGCCTAACAATACTGAGGCCAGTAGCCGTTTGATTAAACGCTGGACAAGTGTCCTTAAGCAAGTTGACCGAGCAGAGCATACGATTCCCTTTAGCATTTATCCCCGCAATATGATGCCCATTCAGTCTGTGGGCCATCAGTGCGGGACTTGTCGCTTTGGCGAAGATCCCAAAATGTCGGTTCTAGATCTGAACTGCCGCGCTCATGAAGTTGATAATCTTTATGTTGTGGATGGCAGCTTTTTCCCATCCAGTGCAGCAGTGAATCCCACCTTAACGATCATTGCGAACGCATTGCGAGTAGGAGACCATTTACTAGATCAGTTGAAATAG
- a CDS encoding MIP/aquaporin family protein, with translation METFRKHLPEYLMEAAELGIFMISAGLFTVLFEHPNSPIHQAISDSNIRRLLIGIAMGTTSIALVYSPWGKQSGAHMNPAITLTFYRLGKVKRQDAIFYIVFQCLGGLAGVYLAVLLLGKAFTQTPISYIVTVPGTLGWIPALLGELVIAFVMMTTVLLTSNNPKFSRFTGLFAGGLVMLYVFLEAPLSGFGMNPARSFASALPAQIWTAFWLYVIVPPASMGLASVVYRYIFGHRAVKCAKLHHDNHKRCIFHCDYDRGRKLNLSDRLLKS, from the coding sequence ATGGAGACATTTAGGAAGCATCTGCCCGAATACTTGATGGAAGCCGCAGAGCTTGGCATATTCATGATCTCTGCGGGTCTGTTTACAGTTCTATTTGAGCATCCTAATTCTCCAATCCACCAGGCGATTTCAGATAGCAATATCCGTCGGCTATTGATCGGGATTGCAATGGGAACAACCTCGATCGCCCTTGTCTATTCTCCCTGGGGCAAACAGTCGGGTGCCCATATGAACCCGGCCATTACCCTAACGTTTTACCGCTTGGGTAAGGTCAAGCGGCAGGATGCCATCTTCTACATTGTGTTTCAGTGCTTGGGTGGATTGGCCGGTGTCTATCTCGCGGTGCTATTGCTGGGTAAGGCATTTACTCAAACTCCCATCAGCTATATAGTCACAGTGCCAGGAACGCTGGGTTGGATTCCGGCACTATTAGGTGAGTTGGTGATTGCGTTCGTGATGATGACGACGGTTTTACTGACGAGCAATAACCCAAAATTCAGTCGCTTTACAGGCCTCTTTGCAGGAGGTTTAGTGATGCTCTACGTCTTTTTAGAGGCACCCCTTTCTGGTTTTGGCATGAACCCGGCTCGCAGCTTTGCCTCCGCGCTACCCGCTCAAATTTGGACCGCATTCTGGCTCTATGTAATCGTGCCGCCAGCCAGTATGGGCTTAGCATCAGTCGTGTATCGATACATATTTGGACATCGAGCTGTTAAGTGCGCAAAGCTGCATCACGACAATCACAAACGCTGCATCTTTCACTGCGATTACGACCGGGGCAGGAAACTTAATTTGAGCGATCGCCTGTTGAAGTCCTGA
- a CDS encoding MGH1-like glycoside hydrolase domain-containing protein gives MTPEEVRLQQDQERTAYWKRWGPYLSERQWGTVREDYSPDGSAWDYFPHDQARSRAYRWGEDGIAGISDSRQRLCFAIALWNGNDPILKERLFGVTGTEGNHGEDVKEYYFYLDNTPTHAYMKCLYKYPQQAFPYTRLVEENRHRSRLDPEFELLDTGVFAENKYFDVFVEYAKAEPEDILIQVTITNRGPEAHSLHLLPTLWFRNIWDWNLEIEKPFIKVAQSDKQLSVVEADHPTLQTRWLYCEGNPELLFTDNETNYQRLFGVRNESTYVKDGINNYVVNGQQDAVNPDRIGTKLAARYQLSLASGETKTIRLRLSDQQTLVEPLGPNFDQIFQTRTSEAEEFYQRICPHPMSEDERNIQRQAFAGLLWSKQYYNYVVHDWLNGDPAQPPPPSGRKEGRNHEWTNLFSEDILSMPDKWEYPWFAAWDLAFHLIPLAVIDPDFAKLQLDRLTREWYMQPNGQLPAYEWAFGDVNPPVQAWAALRIYQIEQKFYGRTDRKFLERVFHKLLLNFTWWVNRKDIGGKNVFQGGFLGLDNIGVFDRSKELPTGGYLNQADGTSWMGMYCLNMLAIALELAEKDDTYEDIASKFFEHFLYIADAIDGIGDAEIALWNQEDGFYYDALRMPDGHQFPLKLRSMVGLIPLFAVTVIEPATLERFPGFKKRMAWFICNRPELKNNVACMETPGVGARRLLAIVYGTKLRQLLQRMLDESEFLSPHGIRALSKVHQEHPYILHQGEHDYCVRYEPAESTTGLFGGNSNWRGPIWFPVNYLIIEALWRFHEYLGDSFKVECPTGSGQNMTLREVAIMLSHRLVAIFSQGESGRRPVYGNLEVFQSNPNWRNWILFHEYFHGDNGAGLGASHQTGWTGLIAALILQNVEHRAKEDQHGDI, from the coding sequence ATGACTCCAGAAGAAGTGAGATTGCAACAGGATCAGGAACGCACCGCCTACTGGAAACGCTGGGGGCCGTATTTGAGTGAGCGACAGTGGGGCACGGTACGTGAAGATTACAGCCCTGATGGTTCAGCTTGGGATTACTTCCCCCATGACCAGGCAAGATCGCGGGCTTACCGTTGGGGCGAGGATGGTATCGCTGGCATTTCAGATAGCCGCCAGCGATTGTGCTTCGCGATCGCGCTTTGGAACGGCAATGATCCGATTTTGAAAGAGCGATTATTTGGAGTGACGGGAACTGAGGGCAATCACGGCGAGGACGTCAAGGAATATTACTTTTATTTAGACAATACTCCGACCCATGCCTATATGAAATGCCTGTACAAATACCCGCAGCAGGCATTTCCTTACACTCGATTGGTCGAAGAAAATCGGCACAGAAGTAGACTTGACCCAGAGTTTGAGTTACTCGACACAGGTGTCTTTGCTGAAAATAAGTATTTCGATGTTTTTGTGGAGTATGCCAAAGCAGAACCTGAAGACATTTTGATTCAAGTAACGATTACCAACCGAGGGCCAGAAGCTCATAGCCTTCATCTATTACCAACTCTCTGGTTCCGCAACATCTGGGATTGGAATCTTGAGATTGAAAAACCTTTTATTAAAGTTGCACAGTCTGACAAGCAGTTGAGCGTGGTCGAGGCAGATCATCCTACATTACAGACGCGCTGGTTGTACTGTGAAGGCAACCCAGAACTACTTTTTACCGACAACGAAACCAACTACCAGCGACTGTTTGGCGTCAGAAACGAATCGACTTATGTCAAAGATGGTATCAACAATTATGTGGTGAATGGGCAACAGGATGCGGTTAATCCCGATCGCATAGGCACCAAGCTTGCGGCTCGTTACCAACTGTCTTTGGCATCTGGAGAAACAAAGACTATCCGCTTGCGCCTGAGCGATCAACAGACCCTTGTAGAACCGTTAGGTCCTAACTTTGACCAGATTTTTCAAACCCGGACTTCCGAAGCCGAAGAATTTTATCAGCGCATCTGCCCCCACCCCATGTCCGAAGATGAGCGCAACATCCAGCGGCAGGCATTTGCTGGACTGCTGTGGAGCAAGCAGTATTACAACTATGTCGTGCATGATTGGCTGAATGGCGATCCGGCGCAGCCGCCACCACCATCAGGGCGCAAGGAAGGACGGAACCACGAGTGGACGAATCTATTCAGCGAAGATATCCTCTCGATGCCCGATAAATGGGAGTATCCCTGGTTTGCCGCCTGGGATCTAGCCTTTCATTTGATCCCCCTTGCAGTGATTGATCCAGATTTCGCCAAGCTGCAACTCGATCGTCTCACCCGCGAATGGTACATGCAACCCAATGGTCAATTACCTGCTTATGAATGGGCTTTTGGTGATGTCAATCCACCGGTGCAGGCGTGGGCAGCCTTACGCATTTATCAGATAGAGCAGAAGTTTTACGGACGAACCGATCGCAAATTTCTAGAACGGGTCTTTCACAAGCTACTGCTTAACTTTACCTGGTGGGTAAATCGCAAAGATATAGGAGGCAAAAATGTCTTCCAGGGTGGTTTTCTAGGGTTAGATAATATTGGTGTATTTGACCGTAGCAAAGAGCTTCCGACCGGCGGCTATCTCAACCAGGCCGATGGCACCAGCTGGATGGGAATGTATTGCCTAAATATGTTGGCAATCGCCCTGGAACTCGCCGAAAAAGACGATACTTACGAGGACATTGCCAGTAAGTTCTTTGAGCACTTTCTCTACATTGCAGACGCGATCGATGGTATTGGCGATGCCGAGATTGCCTTGTGGAACCAAGAGGACGGCTTCTATTACGACGCCCTGAGAATGCCGGATGGCCATCAGTTTCCACTCAAACTGCGTTCGATGGTAGGTCTGATCCCTTTATTTGCGGTCACAGTCATCGAGCCAGCAACCCTGGAACGATTTCCCGGCTTCAAAAAGCGGATGGCCTGGTTCATTTGCAATCGGCCGGAATTGAAAAACAATGTTGCCTGTATGGAAACTCCAGGGGTTGGAGCTAGACGCTTACTGGCAATTGTCTATGGGACAAAGTTGAGACAACTTTTGCAAAGAATGCTAGATGAAAGCGAATTCCTCAGCCCCCACGGCATTCGAGCTTTGTCTAAGGTTCACCAGGAGCATCCCTACATATTGCATCAGGGTGAGCATGACTACTGCGTGCGTTATGAACCAGCAGAGTCTACCACCGGCTTATTTGGAGGTAACTCTAACTGGCGGGGTCCGATCTGGTTCCCGGTGAACTATCTGATCATCGAAGCACTCTGGAGATTCCATGAATATTTGGGCGACAGCTTTAAGGTAGAGTGCCCGACGGGTTCTGGCCAAAACATGACCCTGCGAGAAGTGGCAATCATGCTCTCTCATCGCCTGGTTGCCATCTTCTCGCAGGGTGAGTCAGGAAGGCGGCCCGTATACGGCAACTTGGAGGTTTTTCAGTCCAATCCAAACTGGCGTAACTGGATTCTGTTTCACGAATATTTTCACGGCGATAACGGAGCTGGTTTAGGCGCCAGCCATCAAACCGGATGGACGGGGCTGATAGCTGCCCTGATCCTACAAAACGTCGAACATCGGGCAAAGGAAGATCAGCATGGAGACATTTAG
- a CDS encoding alkene reductase: MSETNLFSPVQLGPYNLPNRIVMAPMTRLRAGSEGVPIPINATYYAQRASAGLIVTECSMVSPQSLGYMNCPGIYSDEQVAGWQLVTKAVHEQNGHVFLQLWHSGRISHPSLLNGALPVAPSAIAGTGELHTPDGKQAMIAPRALETDEIAGIIAEFRQGAKNALTAGFDGVELHGAFGYLIDQFLQDGSNQRTDQYGGSIENRARFLLEVVEAVAEVWGANRVGIKLSPSNTFYGIADSDPQATFSYVLNALNRYNLAYVHLMEPNEQDLATRKVLNPVAPLFRSIYKGTLITNGGYTKETGNAALASGNADLVSFGKSFIANPDLPERLATNAPLNTPNPRTFYGTGANQAELGYTDYPFLETQVA, translated from the coding sequence ATGAGTGAAACCAATCTCTTTTCGCCCGTTCAACTTGGACCCTACAATCTCCCAAACCGCATCGTGATGGCTCCCATGACCCGTTTGCGAGCGGGGAGCGAAGGAGTTCCCATTCCAATTAACGCGACCTATTATGCTCAACGAGCCTCTGCTGGGTTGATCGTCACTGAATGTTCAATGGTGTCGCCTCAGAGCTTAGGCTACATGAACTGCCCTGGCATCTATTCGGATGAGCAAGTAGCAGGTTGGCAGCTCGTGACTAAGGCCGTTCATGAGCAGAATGGGCACGTCTTCTTACAGCTCTGGCACTCCGGCCGAATCTCTCATCCTTCACTGCTTAATGGAGCTTTACCGGTTGCGCCAAGCGCCATCGCAGGGACCGGGGAACTGCATACCCCTGACGGGAAACAAGCTATGATTGCCCCTCGCGCCCTGGAGACAGATGAGATTGCCGGCATTATCGCCGAGTTCCGTCAAGGTGCAAAGAATGCGCTCACTGCGGGCTTCGATGGCGTCGAGTTACATGGTGCCTTTGGTTATCTCATCGATCAGTTTTTGCAGGATGGCTCAAACCAGCGAACCGATCAATATGGAGGGTCAATTGAGAACCGTGCTCGATTCTTGCTTGAGGTTGTAGAAGCCGTCGCAGAAGTTTGGGGAGCTAATCGAGTTGGGATCAAGCTCTCTCCTAGTAACACATTTTACGGCATAGCTGATTCTGATCCCCAAGCGACATTCAGCTATGTGTTGAATGCGTTAAATCGCTACAACTTAGCATATGTCCACTTGATGGAGCCCAATGAGCAGGATCTTGCAACTCGTAAGGTGCTGAATCCAGTAGCACCCCTCTTTCGTTCTATCTATAAGGGGACGCTGATCACGAATGGCGGCTATACCAAAGAAACAGGTAACGCTGCTCTAGCCTCTGGAAATGCCGATCTCGTCTCGTTCGGGAAATCATTTATTGCCAATCCTGATTTGCCAGAACGATTGGCTACGAATGCGCCCTTAAACACCCCCAACCCTCGGACATTTTACGGTACCGGAGCTAATCAGGCAGAGCTAGGCTACACCGATTATCCTTTCCTGGAAACGCAGGTTGCCTAA